Proteins encoded within one genomic window of Gemmatimonadaceae bacterium:
- a CDS encoding ATP-binding protein — MIQPSLSGGVGRREGAGLLLAGVACVTSALFLRTWSVPYLVTTTAATIATVALVRSRRAAWLALIASQAAMILTCVAAWRALGRPSSSEGASVPGVALEVLQRSGAELTDELQRAARALAGLPVTGQGTSVTLLEPVLPSAAGGEAAGVILRAGVPEAWAGLVRLPLADMALPVGIAHNEFYGVVYARASQDGREAIAMRTLYALAPADQLARPWLRVMADRLGLERIDASRTPLDSAATLSVDGRPDLWLRPVPTPEPERRLALEERYRVIVLTLALAILVVGLGIVWRGASGLVGRLVALLCVGATIGAAPLSSLSNVTAAFNSGYYFSASGGPWTASIGALAMTGALACLVVIAFARDRRWRPPVWVALPLAASCVVGAPYLLRYLARGIELPPRGAPATLWVAWEVALFLVAAGTLLLGVWATSAWRRRGLPNGAAWGSLLGAAAAVLAPVVLEAPGRFPSWYPVLWIAAMSALVITRRSRTLPLHVAFLAACGATTLVWGSITRKRVDLAERDAAGLGAADPEVRVLLTRLLDDVQKRPPPRTSADLLKLYVGSGLAAAANPVQLAVWSPRASIVPDAVLNLARLERRAEGERELARYADSTGTVISREFGSTQGVQLVVGAPLDSAHAITIAVAPRTRLIADDPFAALLGVESPTATEPPYRLTLGPATAPPAAHVERWIRRDDALRGDWQMQAVLGNLHAHAEVELRSLDALLVRGTLLVILDVAAFGLLWMLVALSDRALTRWLRARAARYRRSYRARLTVAIFGAFALPSIAFAIWTYNRLGAEDALSRSLLVQETLRAVSARGALDLGTEAGRLDAPLFQYRQGELVATSDVLFARLAPLGLLLDPVAAQEVLWGAEETANRRITVGREPTLLGYRVLADGSVLAAPARRSELTLERQQRDLVALLAVSMAIGTLVALWLSGLAARAFARPVAALRRAAGDVAAGARELPALGPRPPSEFTHVFETFRRMAVDLSDSRQALDTARRRTEAVLRDVASGVVALDRHGAVLLANPQAERLLGTLHPRDRVERLPGIAERCAAFLAGDLEDDAFELRWRGRQLRGRLTRLSRGDGGAVLTLDDVTDLARAQRVFAWGEMARQVAHEIKNPLTPIRLGVQHVKRAHADGRSDFSTILGRNVARILEEIDRLDEIARSFARFGLRPDDAATAEPVDVARVVRDVVDLERMGDSAITWSADVPGSLHALSREGELREVLLNLLENARLAHARQVTVRARGENDQVHVTVEDDGDGIADDVVARLFEPQFSTRTSGSGLGLAISKRLVESWGGRIRLERRDPRGATASLALVAATPT; from the coding sequence GTGATTCAGCCATCTCTTTCGGGCGGCGTGGGGCGTCGCGAGGGTGCCGGCCTCCTGCTCGCCGGTGTCGCGTGCGTGACGAGTGCGCTGTTCCTGCGCACGTGGAGCGTACCTTATCTCGTCACGACGACCGCCGCCACGATCGCCACCGTGGCGCTGGTCCGTTCGCGGCGCGCGGCCTGGCTGGCGCTCATCGCGAGCCAGGCTGCGATGATCCTGACCTGTGTGGCGGCGTGGCGCGCGCTCGGTCGGCCATCTTCGAGCGAGGGGGCGAGCGTGCCAGGCGTTGCGCTCGAGGTCCTTCAACGGAGCGGCGCTGAGCTGACGGATGAACTTCAGCGCGCCGCCCGCGCCCTGGCGGGGCTCCCGGTAACGGGGCAGGGGACGTCCGTGACGTTGCTGGAGCCGGTCCTGCCTTCGGCTGCGGGTGGTGAGGCTGCGGGCGTGATTCTGCGCGCCGGGGTGCCCGAAGCGTGGGCCGGCCTGGTGCGACTGCCGCTGGCCGACATGGCACTCCCGGTCGGCATCGCACATAACGAGTTCTACGGTGTGGTGTACGCCCGGGCCTCGCAGGACGGTCGCGAGGCGATCGCGATGCGCACTCTTTACGCACTCGCGCCGGCCGATCAGCTGGCGCGGCCCTGGCTCCGCGTCATGGCCGATCGGCTCGGCCTCGAGCGCATCGACGCGTCCCGGACGCCACTCGACAGCGCGGCCACGCTCAGCGTCGACGGACGCCCCGACCTCTGGCTGCGCCCGGTTCCCACGCCGGAGCCGGAGCGGCGGCTCGCGCTCGAGGAGCGGTATCGCGTGATCGTGCTGACCCTGGCGCTTGCGATCCTCGTCGTTGGCCTGGGGATTGTCTGGCGGGGCGCGTCTGGGCTCGTCGGACGTCTCGTGGCGCTGCTGTGCGTTGGGGCCACGATCGGGGCGGCGCCTCTGAGCAGCTTGTCGAACGTCACCGCTGCGTTCAACTCGGGCTACTACTTCTCCGCGTCCGGCGGCCCCTGGACGGCAAGCATCGGCGCGCTGGCGATGACGGGCGCGCTCGCCTGCCTGGTCGTGATCGCCTTCGCCCGCGACCGCCGCTGGCGTCCTCCGGTGTGGGTGGCGCTGCCGCTCGCGGCCTCCTGCGTCGTGGGCGCTCCATACCTCCTGCGCTACCTCGCGCGCGGGATCGAACTGCCTCCACGCGGTGCACCGGCGACCCTGTGGGTGGCGTGGGAAGTGGCGCTCTTCCTCGTTGCGGCCGGCACCTTGCTGCTCGGCGTGTGGGCAACCAGCGCGTGGCGTCGCCGCGGCCTGCCTAACGGCGCGGCCTGGGGATCGCTGCTCGGTGCCGCCGCGGCGGTGCTCGCGCCGGTCGTGCTGGAGGCGCCGGGTCGATTTCCGTCATGGTACCCCGTGCTCTGGATCGCGGCGATGAGCGCGCTCGTGATCACGCGACGCTCACGCACGCTCCCGTTGCACGTGGCGTTCCTGGCGGCCTGCGGGGCGACGACACTCGTGTGGGGGTCCATCACGCGCAAGCGGGTGGACCTGGCGGAGCGAGACGCCGCTGGCCTTGGCGCGGCGGATCCCGAGGTACGTGTGCTCCTGACGCGACTGCTCGACGACGTGCAGAAGCGTCCGCCGCCGCGGACGTCGGCGGACCTGTTGAAGTTGTACGTGGGTTCCGGGCTCGCTGCCGCCGCCAATCCCGTTCAGCTGGCGGTGTGGTCACCGCGGGCATCGATCGTGCCCGATGCGGTGCTCAACCTCGCGCGCCTCGAACGCCGTGCCGAGGGTGAGCGTGAACTCGCGCGTTACGCCGACTCCACGGGCACCGTGATCTCGCGGGAGTTCGGGTCGACGCAGGGTGTGCAGCTCGTGGTCGGGGCGCCGCTCGACTCGGCCCATGCAATCACGATCGCCGTTGCGCCGCGCACGCGGCTCATTGCTGACGACCCCTTTGCTGCGCTCCTCGGCGTGGAGTCGCCGACAGCGACGGAGCCGCCGTATCGACTCACACTCGGTCCGGCCACTGCGCCCCCGGCCGCGCACGTGGAGCGCTGGATCCGCCGCGATGACGCCCTGCGCGGCGACTGGCAGATGCAGGCCGTGCTTGGCAACCTGCATGCACACGCCGAGGTCGAACTGCGCTCGCTCGATGCGCTCCTGGTCCGCGGGACGCTCCTGGTCATCCTCGACGTCGCGGCGTTCGGCCTGCTCTGGATGCTCGTCGCGCTGTCCGATCGCGCACTGACGCGTTGGCTGCGTGCGCGTGCCGCGCGATACCGGCGTTCGTACCGCGCTCGACTGACGGTTGCGATCTTTGGTGCCTTTGCCCTCCCGTCGATCGCCTTCGCCATCTGGACGTACAACCGTCTTGGTGCCGAGGACGCGCTCTCCCGGTCGCTCCTGGTGCAGGAGACGCTGCGCGCCGTGAGCGCGCGCGGCGCGCTCGACCTGGGCACCGAAGCCGGGCGGCTCGACGCGCCGCTCTTCCAGTACCGGCAGGGCGAGCTGGTGGCCACGAGCGACGTGCTCTTTGCGCGACTGGCGCCGCTCGGCCTCCTGCTCGATCCGGTCGCGGCGCAGGAGGTGTTGTGGGGCGCGGAGGAGACGGCGAACCGCCGCATCACCGTGGGGAGGGAGCCGACGCTGCTCGGCTACCGCGTGCTCGCCGATGGCTCCGTCCTGGCGGCTCCGGCGCGTCGGAGCGAACTGACTTTGGAGCGGCAGCAGCGCGATCTCGTGGCGCTGCTCGCCGTGTCCATGGCGATCGGTACCCTGGTGGCGCTCTGGCTGAGCGGGCTCGCCGCGCGTGCCTTTGCGCGGCCCGTCGCGGCGCTGCGACGCGCGGCGGGCGACGTTGCGGCCGGCGCCCGCGAGCTGCCCGCGTTAGGCCCGCGGCCACCAAGCGAGTTCACACACGTGTTCGAGACGTTTCGGCGCATGGCCGTTGACCTGAGCGACTCGCGCCAGGCACTCGATACCGCGCGCCGCCGAACCGAAGCGGTGCTCCGGGACGTCGCCAGTGGTGTGGTGGCGCTGGATCGACACGGCGCGGTGCTCCTGGCCAACCCGCAGGCCGAACGACTGCTTGGGACGCTGCATCCCCGGGACCGCGTCGAACGCCTCCCCGGCATCGCCGAACGCTGTGCGGCCTTCCTCGCCGGTGACCTCGAAGACGACGCATTTGAGCTGCGGTGGCGCGGCCGCCAGCTCCGGGGTCGCCTCACGCGACTGTCCCGAGGCGACGGGGGCGCCGTCCTCACGCTCGACGACGTGACCGACCTCGCGCGGGCGCAGCGCGTGTTTGCGTGGGGCGAGATGGCGCGACAGGTCGCGCACGAGATCAAGAATCCGCTCACGCCCATCCGTCTTGGCGTGCAGCACGTCAAACGCGCCCACGCCGATGGGCGCAGCGACTTCAGCACCATTCTTGGCCGCAACGTCGCCCGCATCCTGGAGGAAATCGACCGGCTCGACGAGATCGCACGATCATTTGCGCGTTTTGGGCTGCGCCCCGATGATGCGGCGACCGCCGAGCCGGTCGACGTCGCACGCGTGGTGCGCGATGTCGTGGATCTCGAGCGGATGGGGGACAGTGCGATCACGTGGTCCGCCGACGTGCCTGGCTCGCTTCACGCGCTGTCCCGCGAGGGCGAACTGCGCGAAGTGCTCCTCAACCTGCTGGAGAACGCACGCCTCGCGCACGCACGCCAGGTGACCGTGCGTGCGCGAGGCGAGAATGACCAGGTGCACGTGACCGTCGAGGACGATGGTGACGGTATCGCGGATGACGTCGTGGCGCGATTGTTCGAGCCGCAGTTCTCCACGCGCACCAGCGGAAGTGGACTCGGCCTCGCGATCAGCAAACGACTGGTCGAATCGTGGGGTGGCCGTATCCGGCTCGAGCGACGAGATCCGCGCGGAGCGACGGCGTCGCTCGCGCTGGTTGCGGCGACGCCGACATAG
- a CDS encoding creatininase family protein has product MAESRPQPLRLKELSPPAIADALARDPRLLLPVGTCESHGPHLPIGCDTIIIDRLVDDLSAELQILRAPTLEYGVNVPHERPAPGGAGLRRKSLLRTLNDLIDAWEAGGVKEFVLVTANGHDAHVEALSTVITTAARVQVIDVLGIVMPEATDSPYGALHGDEIDTSLMLFLHPDLVDMGRAEDFPLPSRRGLRRLGRANLRVMRASAGSMGNPSAASAAKGEAMYKRIKRLIRDKVLLAPQDDED; this is encoded by the coding sequence ATGGCTGAATCACGACCGCAGCCCCTGCGCCTGAAGGAGCTGTCGCCGCCCGCAATCGCCGATGCGCTGGCGCGCGACCCCCGACTCCTGCTGCCCGTCGGAACGTGCGAGTCGCATGGCCCTCACCTGCCGATCGGCTGCGATACGATCATCATCGACCGGCTCGTCGACGACCTCTCGGCGGAACTCCAGATCCTTCGGGCACCGACCCTGGAGTACGGGGTCAACGTGCCGCACGAGCGGCCGGCGCCGGGCGGAGCCGGACTGCGCCGGAAGTCGCTGCTGCGGACCCTCAACGACCTCATCGATGCGTGGGAAGCCGGGGGCGTGAAGGAGTTCGTGCTCGTGACCGCCAACGGCCATGACGCACACGTCGAAGCCCTCTCGACGGTAATCACCACCGCCGCTCGCGTGCAGGTCATCGACGTCCTCGGAATCGTCATGCCCGAGGCGACCGACAGCCCGTACGGCGCGTTGCATGGAGACGAAATCGACACCTCGCTGATGCTGTTCCTGCATCCCGATCTGGTGGACATGGGTCGCGCCGAGGACTTCCCGCTGCCGTCACGCCGGGGGCTCCGTAGACTTGGACGGGCGAACCTGAGGGTGATGCGAGCCTCCGCGGGATCGATGGGCAATCCGTCGGCGGCGTCGGCGGCGAAAGGTGAGGCTATGTACAAGCGTATCAAGAGGTTGATTCGCGACAAGGTGCTGCTTGCGCCCCAGGACGACGAGGACTAG
- a CDS encoding TolC family protein encodes MRRLVLLSLAALPSLLGAQAAGPVLTLEEAVQLAIKNNPTYLQSTSGRSRAGAAVRSAYGNLLPSVRTSFGSSYREGRAQFFAGQAFGSTSDVLSSSGDVSIDAQYSRASFLGVRQQRANLDAAEAEVTSAAATLRTNVITQYLNALQAEARAAFQDTLLVSTQAQLELARARQAVGAATTLDVRRAEVQVGQQQVARLREQNTAELEKLRLFQQMGVEQPADVRLTTAFGVEEPTVQLQQVLDLARRANPALVALQSRQRSADVQVSSARSAYLPTLSLSTGLSGFSQQLMDIDGQINDRKAGILGSRASCFSQDSLRRGAGLSSIAAQCNGIAFTPAIEDAIRSGNSQWPLKFTRSPLNFAVQVSLPLFDGFQREQRVQEAQASSNDARYRLREQELRLTADVTSAYRTLTTAYRTVRLQEQNSVTAREALALAQERFRVGANTFVDVTQARSDYERAETDRINAIYDFHKAFAALEGAVGRPLR; translated from the coding sequence ATGCGACGACTCGTCCTCCTGTCCCTTGCCGCGCTTCCTTCGCTCCTTGGCGCCCAGGCTGCGGGACCGGTGCTCACCCTCGAAGAAGCGGTGCAGCTCGCCATCAAGAACAACCCGACCTACCTGCAGAGCACGTCCGGACGCTCGCGGGCCGGCGCGGCAGTGCGTAGCGCGTACGGCAACCTGCTCCCAAGCGTTCGCACGTCATTCGGATCCTCGTATCGCGAGGGGCGTGCGCAGTTCTTCGCCGGGCAGGCGTTCGGCTCCACGTCCGACGTGTTGTCTTCGAGTGGCGACGTCTCGATCGACGCGCAATACAGCCGGGCCTCGTTCCTTGGCGTCAGGCAGCAGCGCGCCAACCTCGATGCCGCCGAGGCCGAGGTCACCAGCGCGGCCGCCACACTCCGCACCAACGTCATCACCCAGTACCTCAACGCACTGCAGGCCGAGGCACGGGCCGCCTTTCAGGACACGCTCCTGGTGAGCACCCAGGCGCAACTCGAGCTGGCCCGCGCCCGACAAGCCGTGGGAGCAGCCACCACGCTCGATGTTCGGCGGGCCGAAGTGCAGGTCGGCCAGCAACAGGTTGCCAGACTGCGGGAGCAGAACACCGCCGAGCTGGAAAAGTTGCGGCTCTTCCAGCAGATGGGCGTGGAGCAGCCCGCCGACGTGCGGTTGACGACGGCCTTCGGCGTCGAGGAGCCTACGGTGCAGCTGCAGCAGGTGCTCGACCTCGCCCGCCGCGCGAACCCGGCCCTGGTCGCGCTCCAGTCGCGCCAGCGCTCGGCCGACGTACAGGTCTCATCGGCGCGTTCGGCGTACCTCCCGACGCTTTCGCTCTCCACGGGCCTCAGTGGCTTCTCGCAGCAGCTCATGGACATCGACGGGCAGATCAACGATCGCAAGGCCGGCATTCTGGGCAGTCGCGCCTCGTGCTTCTCGCAGGACTCGCTGCGGCGCGGGGCCGGGCTGTCGAGCATCGCCGCCCAGTGCAACGGCATCGCCTTCACCCCGGCCATCGAGGACGCGATCCGCAGTGGCAACTCCCAGTGGCCGCTCAAGTTCACGCGCAGCCCGTTGAACTTTGCGGTGCAGGTCTCGCTGCCTCTCTTTGACGGTTTCCAGCGCGAGCAGCGCGTGCAGGAGGCCCAGGCGTCGAGCAACGACGCCCGGTATCGCCTGCGCGAGCAGGAACTGCGCCTCACGGCCGACGTCACATCGGCCTATCGGACACTCACGACGGCGTATCGGACCGTTCGCCTGCAGGAACAGAACTCGGTGACGGCGCGCGAAGCGCTGGCCCTGGCGCAGGAGCGCTTTCGCGTCGGCGCCAACACGTTCGTTGATGTGACCCAGGCACGCAGCGATTACGAGCGCGCCGAGACCGATCGCATCAACGCGATCTACGACTTTCACAAGGCCTTCGCCGCCCTCGAGGGCGCGGTCGGCCGTCCACTTCGCTGA
- a CDS encoding efflux RND transporter periplasmic adaptor subunit, which translates to MRWSLIGLGVVAVAAVAATTAAKRGAKGTEVRMETVEPRDLVAAVTASGQVQPRTKVDVAADISGRIVRLSVKEGQLVKKGQFLLEIDPQEYVAAVQRSEAALSSSRAQAAQARANHLQAQRNYDRSMEIRKTNAQLVAEEQIEQLKTTLEVNLALYESAQHNVDQSVAALRDARSKLSKTTILAPMSGRITRLVVEEGETAVPGTFNKDAATLLTISDMSVLETKVKVDETDVSRISVGDSAVVQIDAFPDTTFLGKVVQISNSSVKAAAAGAQTDQAIDYEVTIQLLNPPPDTRPDFSTTAKVVTDVRDKVLSIPIIALTVRENESVGSGDSAVTVGRAPQKEVGKRDVEGVFVVAADNKVTFRPVKVGIAGDRYFEVISGLSQGDKIVGGTYQAIRELKDGDLVRQMKEEKKPTPGSKS; encoded by the coding sequence ATGCGTTGGTCCCTGATCGGCCTGGGCGTCGTGGCCGTGGCCGCGGTGGCAGCCACGACGGCGGCCAAGCGAGGGGCCAAGGGAACCGAGGTTCGGATGGAGACCGTCGAGCCTCGCGATCTCGTCGCAGCCGTGACGGCCTCGGGCCAGGTCCAGCCGCGCACCAAAGTGGACGTCGCTGCCGACATTTCCGGGCGCATCGTCCGCCTGTCCGTCAAAGAAGGACAGCTGGTGAAAAAAGGCCAGTTCCTGCTCGAGATCGACCCGCAGGAATACGTGGCGGCCGTTCAGCGCAGTGAGGCCGCACTCTCCTCGTCACGCGCACAGGCGGCGCAGGCCAGGGCCAATCACCTCCAGGCGCAGCGGAACTACGACCGCAGCATGGAGATCCGCAAGACAAACGCGCAGCTCGTCGCCGAAGAACAGATCGAACAGCTCAAGACCACGCTGGAGGTGAACCTCGCCCTGTACGAGTCCGCGCAGCACAACGTCGATCAGTCCGTGGCCGCCCTGCGCGACGCCAGGAGCAAGCTGTCGAAGACCACGATCCTCGCCCCGATGAGTGGCCGCATCACGCGCCTCGTCGTCGAAGAGGGTGAAACGGCGGTGCCCGGCACATTCAACAAGGACGCCGCCACGCTGCTCACCATCTCCGACATGAGCGTGCTCGAGACCAAGGTGAAGGTCGACGAGACCGACGTGTCGCGGATCAGCGTGGGCGACTCGGCCGTCGTGCAGATCGACGCCTTCCCGGACACCACGTTCCTGGGCAAGGTGGTCCAGATCTCCAACAGCTCGGTCAAGGCGGCGGCAGCGGGCGCACAGACGGACCAGGCCATCGACTACGAAGTCACCATCCAGCTGCTCAATCCGCCGCCTGATACCCGACCGGACTTCTCGACCACCGCCAAGGTGGTCACGGACGTTCGCGACAAGGTGCTCTCGATTCCGATCATCGCCCTTACCGTGAGGGAAAACGAAAGCGTCGGGAGCGGAGATTCCGCAGTCACCGTGGGCCGCGCCCCCCAGAAGGAAGTGGGCAAGCGGGACGTCGAAGGCGTGTTTGTCGTCGCGGCGGACAACAAGGTGACCTTCCGGCCCGTAAAGGTAGGGATTGCCGGAGATCGGTATTTCGAGGTGATTTCCGGTCTCAGCCAGGGCGACAAGATCGTGGGTGGCACCTATCAGGCCATCCGCGAGCTGAAGGACGGCGACCTGGTCCGCCAGATGAAGGAAGAAAAGAAGCCCACACCCGGATCGAAATCGTGA
- a CDS encoding ABC transporter ATP-binding protein: MSTTAERKAVVAQPGATPDRNWVIVTRGLKREYDMGGEIVRALRGVDLAIRRNEYVAIMGPSGSGKSTLMNLVGCLDTPTAGEYWLNGMLVSKMSDDELARVRNKEIGFVFQTFNLLPRATALHNVELPLVYAGISADERKRKAKHALEKVQLEHRMTHKPNELSGGQRQRVAIARALVNDPSILLADEPTGNLDSQTSTEIMKVFEGLASGGQTVIMVTHEPDIASHARRIVVLRDGLIASDDRRQAFKEQHGIG; the protein is encoded by the coding sequence ATGAGCACCACGGCCGAACGAAAGGCCGTGGTCGCGCAACCCGGGGCGACGCCCGACAGGAACTGGGTCATCGTCACCCGCGGTCTCAAGCGCGAGTACGACATGGGCGGCGAAATCGTGCGCGCGCTCCGCGGCGTGGACCTCGCGATCCGACGCAACGAATACGTCGCCATCATGGGCCCCTCGGGCTCCGGAAAGTCCACGCTGATGAACCTCGTGGGTTGCCTCGACACACCGACCGCTGGTGAGTACTGGCTCAACGGCATGCTCGTGTCGAAAATGAGCGACGACGAGCTGGCACGCGTCCGGAACAAGGAAATCGGGTTCGTTTTCCAGACGTTCAACCTGCTGCCGCGTGCCACCGCCCTGCACAACGTGGAGCTTCCGCTGGTCTACGCTGGCATCTCGGCCGACGAGCGCAAGCGCAAGGCGAAGCACGCGCTGGAAAAGGTGCAGCTGGAGCACCGGATGACGCACAAGCCCAACGAGTTGTCCGGTGGACAGCGCCAGCGCGTGGCGATCGCTCGCGCGCTGGTCAATGACCCATCGATCCTCCTTGCCGACGAACCGACCGGCAACCTTGATTCGCAGACTTCGACGGAGATCATGAAGGTGTTCGAGGGGCTCGCGAGCGGCGGGCAGACGGTGATCATGGTGACCCACGAGCCCGACATCGCGTCGCATGCGCGACGCATCGTCGTGCTGCGCGACGGCCTCATCGCCAGCGACGACCGTCGTCAGGCATTCAAGGAGCAGCACGGTATCGGTTGA